Genomic window (Thermoplasmata archaeon):
CGATCGCGCTCGCCCTCGGGCTCTTCGGCGTTCCGTTTTACCTCTCGCTGCCGGTTGCCTTCGTCGTCCACATCAGCCTCGTCGCCCGGGGGAAATACGTCTGGCTCGAGCGAATCCTGCTGGCGGTTTCGGCCGTCTTCATCGTCACCGTGGGATCGGCGCTGATGGTACGGGGCGTTTTGCCGGACAATCCGGTGTACCTCTCAACGAGCCCCTCTTTCGTTTTCCTCTTGGCCGCCAACGCCGGCGCGGTGGTCATGCCGTTCATGCTCTTCTACCAGTCCTCGGCCACGGCGGAGAAGGTGGGGTCAACGGTTCGAGGCGTCCGGCGAGAGACTCTCATTGGTGCGGTGGCGAGCGAGACTCTGATGGTCGCGTTCCTGATGCTCGGTGCCGGAATGCCCGTGACCGCGGACCTGTTCACCACCAGCGGCGTGGCGGCCGCCTTCGCGGCCGTCGGGGGTTGGTTCCTCCTGTACGCCTTCGCGGTGGGGCTCGTGGCGGCAGCCTTTCTCGCCCTCGTGGTAATCTCCTTGGGGAGTGCGTGGGGAGTGGTCGAAGCTCTTGGGCTCCCTCGCGCACGAGCGTTTTGGATCTACACCGCGGAAAGCGTTCCGGCGGTGATCATCCCGTTCCTGTATCCCCATCCACTCACTCTGGTGCTTGTGCTCATGGTGCTGCTGGTGTTCATCCTGATCGGACCGGGCATTCTCGTGGGGACCCTGGCCTGCGATAAACGCGTCATGGGGAACGAGGCTTCCCAGGGATTCTGGAAAGCAGCGTACTGGGTCAGCCTGTCCTCCATCGTGTTCTGCGGGGTCATCGCTCTACTCTGAAGTCTCCGTGCGAGCTTCATGAACGGCGCGCGCGATCGAGCGGGACCGCGAGAAGCACCCGGGAACGCCCGGGAGCGATATGAGACACTTCCGTTAAGGCGTGGCCAGCAGGTAGATGGAAAGAGCGACGCCGACTACGACCATCGCCACGGTAACGAGCCAGAGAAGTCGGTCGGAGTCGACGAAGCGCCCGGACTCCAAGGCGGCGCGCACGCTCTGCTGACGTAGCTGCGCGAGGACCACCAGCACGGCACCCAGGAGCACCAGCGCGATCCCAAAGGCGTTCGCGTACGGGGAGGACGCCCCGTTCCCGCCCAGCTCCCGGATCAGTAGGTTGAACCGCGCGACGACGAAGCCGAGGGCGATGATCGTGATACCGGTGCGAACCCAGGC
Coding sequences:
- a CDS encoding divalent metal cation transporter; this translates as MIADVDAASILTGLESGVAYQYDLVWFLLLLIVPLFFVQEAAGRIGAVTGKGLGELVRETRSRRASLAIALSVAVADVASYVAEYAAIALALGLFGVPFYLSLPVAFVVHISLVARGKYVWLERILLAVSAVFIVTVGSALMVRGVLPDNPVYLSTSPSFVFLLAANAGAVVMPFMLFYQSSATAEKVGSTVRGVRRETLIGAVASETLMVAFLMLGAGMPVTADLFTTSGVAAAFAAVGGWFLLYAFAVGLVAAAFLALVVISLGSAWGVVEALGLPRARAFWIYTAESVPAVIIPFLYPHPLTLVLVLMVLLVFILIGPGILVGTLACDKRVMGNEASQGFWKAAYWVSLSSIVFCGVIALL
- a CDS encoding DUF202 domain-containing protein codes for the protein MPGAPTDHLANERTFLAWVRTGITIIALGFVVARFNLLIRELGGNGASSPYANAFGIALVLLGAVLVVLAQLRQQSVRAALESGRFVDSDRLLWLVTVAMVVVGVALSIYLLATP